From Macaca mulatta isolate MMU2019108-1 chromosome 3, T2T-MMU8v2.0, whole genome shotgun sequence, the proteins below share one genomic window:
- the LOC144340210 gene encoding uncharacterized protein LOC144340210 produces MAVEKGRLLSPLELGHHFLLPLNIGLRRSLETVSSAPAQSSLPQAAALALHSRGHAVPFLWPALALHSRGRAVPFLRPRPSRCTAGGGLFPSSGRPWRGTAGGALFPSSGRGPRAAQQGAGCSLPLAGPGTAQQGAHCSLPQAAALALHSRGRAVPFLWPALARHSRGRAVPFLWPALTLHSRGRAVPFLRPRPSCCTAGGALFPSSGRGPRAAQQGAHCSPPQAAALALHSRGRAVPFRLEEAPGFPRRRLTSGRDPVSVSPSQASLLSPFAVQTPWLGGHVVARDQVPGGTLAHVQLSLGQAQSLAQAPRPPLRAPHPRPGSPPASPRPPSARRPPARLSAPPTRAPGAARGGLTWLLELRERLSSQGRCRRLPSAFPALRACPGAQGPWVRSGDPALPLRTLQTRYFLDRERPPPRPPSSHELGAAVGSADSSGGFWKVPEGVRPRPCQGTFPGENIPERGNIHKWKLKRPETSRQ; encoded by the coding sequence AGGCCTCCGAAGGAGCCTAGAAACCGTGAGCTCAGCGCCCGCGCAGAGTTCCCTTCCTCAGGCCGCGGCCCTCGCGCTGCACAGCAGGGGGCACGCTGTTCCCTTCCTCTGGCCGGCCCTGGCGCTGCACAGCAGGGGGCGCGCTGTTCCCTTCCTCAGGCCGCGGCCCTCGCGCTGCACAGCAGGGGGCGGGCTGTTCCCTTCCTCTGGCCGGCCCTGGCGCGGCACAGCAGGGGGCGCGCTGTTCCCTTCCTCAGGCCGCGGCCCTCGCGCTGCACAGCAGGGGGCGGGCTGTTCCCTTCCTTTGGCCGGCCCTGGCACTGCACAGCAGGGGGCGCACTGTTCCCTTCCTCAGGCCGCGGCCCTCGCGCTGCACAGCAGGGGGCGGGCTGTTCCCTTCCTCTGGCCGGCCCTGGCGCGGCACAGCAGGGGGCGCGCTGTTCCCTTCCTTTGGCCGGCCCTGACACTGCACAGCAGGGGGCGCGCTGTTCCCTTCCTCAGGCCGCGGCCCTCGTGCTGCACAGCAGGGGGCGCGCTGTTCCCTTCCTCAGGCCGCGGCCCTCGCGCTGCACAGCAGGGGGCGCACTGTTCCCCTCCTCAGGCCGCGGCCCTCGCGCTGCACAGCAGGGGGCGGGCTGTTCCTTTCAGGCTCGAGGAGGCACCTGGCTTCCCGCGCCGACGTCTGACGTCTGGGAGGGACCCGGTTAGCGTTTCTCCATCTCAGGCCTCCCTCCTCTCCCCGTTTGCTGTGCAGACACCGTGGCTGGGGGGCCACGTGGTTGCCCGAGATCAGGTGCCTGGCGGGACCCTCGCTCATGTCCAGCTCAGTCTCGGGCAGGCGCAGTCCCTCGCCCAGGCTCCCCGCCCGCCTCTCCGCGCCCCCCATCCGCGCCCAGGCTCCCCGCCCGCCTCTCCGCGCCCCCCATCCGCACGCAGGCCCCCCGCCCGCCTCTCCGCGCCCCCCACCCGCGCTCCTGGCGCTGCCCGTGGCGGCCTGACCTGGCTTCTGGAGCTCCGGGAGCGCCTGTCCTCCCAGGGGCGATGCCGGCGCCTGCCCTCCGCGTTCCCGGCGTTGAGGGCATGTCCAGGAGCGCAGGGCCCGTGGGTGCGGTCTGGGGACCCGGCCCTGCCCTTGCGCACCCTCCAGACCCGCTACTTCTTGGATAGAGAGCGGCCGCCTCCCCGCCCTCCTTCCAGCCATGAGCTCGGCGCAGCGGTAGGCTCTGCTGACTCTTCTGGAGGATTCTGGAAGGTTCCAGAGGGCGTGAGGCCGAGGCCTTGCCAGGGAACGTTCCCTGGGGAGAACATTCCAGAGCGAGGTAACATCCATAAATGGAAGCTGAAACGGCCTGAGACGTCCCGGCAGTAA